A single genomic interval of Helianthus annuus cultivar XRQ/B chromosome 6, HanXRQr2.0-SUNRISE, whole genome shotgun sequence harbors:
- the LOC110944331 gene encoding uncharacterized protein LOC110944331: MPVWCLMFVQTLTEGARLWFDSLPPDGIDSYEELSEKFLRNFGQQRKVVKNPNEILHIRQRDDERIDQYMERFVKESMNIKDVPEVMKIGSFINRLKHAQLCEKLGEEFPHSFDNLMDRFRAFVRGKDTVSKAKEMETPP, encoded by the coding sequence ATGCCGGTTTGGTGCCTCATGTTTGTGCAGACCCTGACGGAGGGGGCTAGGctctggtttgacagccttcccCCCGACGGGATCGATAGCTACGAAGAGTTGAGTGAAAAATTTCTGAGAAACTTTGGTCAGCAGAGGAAAGTGGTCAAGAACCCAAACGAGATTCTGCACATAAGACAGAGGGATGATGAGCGAATTGACCAGTACATGGAGAGGTTTGTCAAGGAAAGCATGAATATCAAGGACGTCCCAGAGGTCATGAAGATCGGCAGTTTCATTAACAGGTTAAAACATGCACAACTGTGCGAGAAGCTGGGGGAGGAATTCCCACATTCCTTTGACAACCTCATGGACAGATTCAGAGCCTTTGTTAGGGGCAAGGACACAGTTAGCAAAGCCAAGGAGATGGAGACCCCACCCTGA
- the LOC110864563 gene encoding RING-H2 finger protein ATL52, whose product MGSVDSPTPWVPYMNNQDCSQQICSIYCPQWCNYAGFLSPPPPPSGDNSGGASGLSPLVITIIGVFGSVCLLVSYYVIISRLCSVNNDSSESFRQRGLQIQETPDLEMDEDDFNMDDDPFNLGPWHVQGKGLDEVMINSIRVCKYQKGSGLISGTDCPVCLGEFQEDEKLRLLPKCSHAFHVHCIDTWLANHTNCPLCRANVSCANAMLDILPPPPPPPPPPPPPPPQPPRPNVVVSRSVPSDLGSRDEIIDIREDEDEREVRRSISMVNLCQNRVSIADILFVNQQDDIELEELEIGDDVGSSKQILKSKQCWIFQKSFHWR is encoded by the coding sequence ATGGGGTCTGTGGATAGTCCAACACCATGGGTGCCTTATATGAACAATCAAGATTGTTCTCAACAAATTTGCAGCATATATTGTCCGCAATGGTGTAACTATGCCGGTTTTCTTTCTCctcctccaccaccttctggtgATAATTCAGGTGGTGCTTCCGGCCTCTCGCCTCTTGTGATCACAATCATTGGTGTTTTCGGGAGTGTGTGCCTTTTGGTTAGTTACTATGTTATAATCTCTAGATTGTGTAGCGTAAATAATGATTCGTCTGAGTCTTTCAGACAAAGAGGGCTTCAAATTCAAGAAACTCCGGATTTGGAAATGGATGAAGATGATTTTAACATGGATGATGATCCTTTTAATCTTGGGCCTTGGCATGTTCAAGGTAAGGGTTTGGATGAGGTTATGATCAATTCAATTAGGGTATGCAAGTATCAAAAAGGAAGTGGATTGATTTCGGGGACGGATTGCCCGGTTTGTTTAGGAGAATTTCAAGAAGATGAGAAGCTTAGGCTTTTGCCAAAGTGTAGTCATGCCTTTCACGTTCATTGCATTGATACTTGGCTTGCAAATCACACAAATTGTCCATTATGTAGAGCTAATGTAAGTTGTGCCAATGCCATGTTGGATATATTGCCGCcgcctcctcctcctcctccaccaccaccaccgccaccaccacaaccacctcgACCCAACGTGGTTGTGTCAAGGAGTGTTCCTAGTGATTTAGGAAGCCGCGATGAAATAATTGACATtagagaagatgaagatgaacgaGAGGTCAGAAGATCTATATCTATGGTCAATTTGTGTCAAAACCGCGTATCTATAGCTGATATTTTGTTTGTTAATCAACAAGATGATATAGAATTGGAAGAACTAGAAATTGGGGATGATGTTGGATCATCAAAACAAATACTGAAATCAAAACAATGTTGGATCTTCCAAAAGAGTTTTCATTGGAGATAA